One window of Ralstonia pickettii DTP0602 genomic DNA carries:
- a CDS encoding acetyl-CoA synthetase (K01895: ACSS, acs; acetyl-CoA synthetase [EC:6.2.1.1]) translates to MSAIESVMHEHRVFNPPEEFARQAAIPSMEAYQALCEEAERDYEGFWARHARELLHWNKPFTKVLDESNAPFYKWFEDGELNASYNCLDRNLQNGNADKVAIVFEADDGTVSRVTYRELHGKVCRFANGLKSLGIKKGDRVVIYMPMSIEGVVAMQACARLGATHSVVFGGFSAKSLQERLVDVGAVALITADEQMRGGKALPLKAIADDALALGGCDAVKNVIVYRRTGGNVAWTEGRDRWMEDVSADQPDTCEAEPVSAEHPLFVLYTSGSTGKPKGVQHSTGGYLLWALMTMKWTFDIKPDDLFWCTADIGWVTGHTYIAYGPLAAGATQVVFEGVPTYPNAGRFWDMIARHKVSIFYTAPTAIRSLIKAAEADEKIHPKQYDLSSLRLLGTVGEPINPEAWMWYYKNIGNERCPIVDTFWQTETGGHMITPLPGATPLVPGSCTLPLPGIMAAIVDETGHDLPNGNGGILVVKRPWPAMIRTIWGDPERFKKSYFPEELGGNLYLAGDGSIRDKDTGYFTIMGRIDDVLNVSGHRMGTMEIESALVANSLVAEAAVVGRPDDMTGEAICAFVVLKRARPTGEEAVKIATELRNWVGKEIGPIAKPKDIRFGDNLPKTRSGKIMRRLLRSLAKGEEITQDTSTLENPAILEQLKQAQ, encoded by the coding sequence ATGTCCGCTATCGAATCGGTGATGCACGAGCATCGCGTGTTCAACCCGCCCGAGGAATTCGCCAGGCAAGCCGCGATCCCCAGCATGGAGGCCTATCAGGCGCTGTGCGAAGAAGCCGAGCGCGACTATGAGGGCTTCTGGGCCCGCCACGCGCGTGAGTTGCTGCACTGGAACAAGCCCTTCACCAAGGTACTGGACGAGAGCAACGCGCCGTTCTACAAGTGGTTCGAAGACGGCGAGCTCAACGCGTCTTACAACTGCCTGGACCGCAATCTGCAGAACGGCAACGCCGACAAGGTCGCGATCGTGTTCGAGGCCGACGACGGCACCGTCAGCCGCGTCACCTACCGCGAGCTGCATGGCAAGGTCTGCCGCTTCGCCAATGGCCTGAAGTCGCTTGGCATCAAGAAGGGCGACCGGGTCGTGATCTACATGCCGATGTCGATCGAAGGCGTGGTGGCGATGCAGGCCTGCGCACGGCTAGGTGCCACGCATTCGGTGGTGTTCGGCGGCTTCTCGGCCAAGTCGCTGCAGGAGCGGCTAGTGGACGTCGGCGCGGTGGCGCTGATCACCGCCGACGAGCAGATGCGCGGCGGCAAGGCGCTGCCGCTGAAGGCGATCGCCGATGATGCGCTGGCACTGGGCGGCTGCGACGCCGTCAAGAACGTGATCGTCTACCGCCGCACCGGCGGCAACGTGGCCTGGACCGAAGGCCGCGACCGCTGGATGGAAGACGTCAGCGCGGACCAGCCGGACACCTGCGAAGCCGAGCCGGTGAGCGCCGAGCATCCGCTGTTCGTGCTCTACACCTCCGGCTCCACCGGCAAGCCCAAGGGCGTGCAGCACAGCACCGGCGGCTACCTGCTATGGGCGCTGATGACGATGAAGTGGACCTTCGACATCAAGCCCGACGACCTGTTCTGGTGTACCGCGGACATCGGCTGGGTCACCGGCCATACCTATATTGCCTATGGCCCGCTGGCCGCTGGCGCCACCCAGGTGGTGTTCGAAGGCGTGCCCACGTACCCCAACGCCGGCCGCTTCTGGGACATGATCGCGCGCCACAAGGTCAGCATCTTCTACACCGCGCCGACCGCGATCCGCTCGCTGATCAAGGCCGCCGAGGCCGACGAGAAGATCCACCCCAAGCAATACGACCTGTCCAGCCTGCGCCTGCTCGGCACCGTGGGCGAGCCGATCAACCCCGAAGCCTGGATGTGGTACTACAAGAACATCGGCAACGAGCGCTGCCCGATCGTCGACACCTTCTGGCAGACCGAGACCGGCGGCCACATGATCACGCCGCTGCCGGGCGCGACGCCGCTGGTGCCGGGCTCGTGCACGCTGCCGCTGCCGGGCATCATGGCCGCGATCGTCGACGAGACCGGCCATGACCTGCCCAACGGCAACGGCGGCATCCTGGTGGTCAAGCGCCCGTGGCCGGCAATGATCCGCACCATCTGGGGGGATCCGGAGCGCTTCAAGAAGAGCTATTTCCCCGAGGAGCTCGGCGGCAACCTCTACCTGGCCGGCGACGGCTCGATCCGCGACAAGGACACCGGCTACTTCACCATCATGGGCCGCATCGACGACGTGCTGAACGTGTCGGGGCACCGCATGGGCACGATGGAGATCGAGTCGGCGCTGGTGGCGAACTCGCTGGTGGCCGAAGCCGCGGTGGTGGGCCGCCCGGACGACATGACCGGCGAGGCGATCTGCGCCTTCGTCGTACTGAAGCGCGCGCGTCCCACTGGCGAAGAGGCCGTCAAGATCGCCACCGAGCTGCGCAACTGGGTCGGCAAGGAAATCGGCCCGATCGCCAAGCCCAAGGACATCCGCTTTGGCGACAACCTGCCCAAGACGCGCTCGGGCAAAATCATGCGGCGCCTGCTGCGGTCGCTGGCCAAGGGTGAGGAAATCACGCAGGACACCTCGACGCTGGAGAACCCGGCGATCCTGGAGCAGCTCAAGCAGGCGCAGTAA